The Euzebyales bacterium nucleotide sequence GAGGACCGCCCGCCGCTCCCGGCGGGCGCACGACCGGGGTTGGAGGCCGTCGCATGACCGAGGTCCTGATCCGCGCCGTCGCCCTCGACCAACTCCAGGTCCGCGACGACGACACCGGCCGCGTCCTGTACGGCCCGGTGCTGCCGTACCGGCAGGAAGCCCGCGTCCTCGACCGCGGCCGACTCGTCACCGAGACGTTCGAACGCGGCGCGTTCGATGGCACCGACCCCGCCGCCGTCCCGCTCGTGCGCCGCCACCCACGCGACAACGGCGTCCTGCCGATCGGCGTCGGCGTCGAGCTGCGCGACGACACCGACGCGTTGCACGGCGCGTTCCGCGTGTCCGACACCGCCGAGGGCAACGACATCCTCGCGCTCGCCCGCGACGGTGTCCCACTCGGCCTGTCCGTCGGGTTCGTCGAACGGCCCGGCGGATCACGGTGGATCACCAGCACGCGCGTGGTCCGCACCCGCGCCGCCCTCGACCACGTCGGCGTCGTCCGCAAGGGCGCCTACATGGGCGCCCAGGTCGCAGGCGTCCGCCACGCAGACAACGCGCACGCGCAGCATTCGCCGCGGCTGACGATCGCGCGTCTCCGGACGTGAGCCAACCGCTCACCAACCGACCGTACCGGCGTCGCCGCGCCGCCGTCCTCGCCGCCTCAGACGTCTGCTGGCTGTGCGGCCACCCCGGCGCCACCACCATCGACCACGTCATCCCACGCTCGGTCGCGCCCGAGCGCGTCGCCGACCCCGCCAACATGCGACCCGCCCACGGCGTCGACGGCTGCCCCACCTGCCAAATCAAATGCAACCAATCGAGAGGTAACAAATCCAGATGGTCAGCGACACAAAAGAAGATAACAAACTCACACGACGACAAGATAACAAACTCACGCGACTGGTGACGGCGCGCGGTTTTTTTGGACGCGTGGTGTCGGCCAAGCCTTCGGGCTTGCCGATCTCTCTCCCCAGCGGGGTGGGGCACCGGTGAGCGTCGCCGACGCTGTCCGCGCGGACCTCGACAAGCTCGGCGTGACCGCCCCGCCCGCCGGGTCGCTCGCCGCTGCGGCGCTCGTGCTCGCCGCCGAGTTGGACGCGGGCGCGGGGATGGCCGCCGCGGCGGTGTCCCGTGAGCTGCGGGTGATCATGCAGGCGCTCGCGGCCGACCCGGCGCGTGCGGTCGACCCCGAACAGGAGCTCCTCGGTGACCTGTCCGCCGCGGTATGGGACCCCGCGGAATAGCGACCGGCCGACGCTGGGCCCGCGGGTCGCGCAGGTCGCTGCGGCGCTCGGCCAGCAGTTCATGCCGTGGCAACGCCACGTCGCCGACGTCGCGCTCGAGGTCGACCCCGACACCGGTCTGCTCGCCTACCGCCGTGTGGACCTGGTCGTCCCGAGACGCAGCGGGAAGACCACGCTCGACCTGGCGGTGATGGTCCACCGCGCGCGGGCGTGGGCGGGGCAGTGGGTCGTGTTCACGAGCAGCAGCCGCAACCATGCGCGCAAGAAGCTGGTCGAGGAGCACATCCCGACGTTGGACCGCAGCGTGCTCGCCGGCTACACGGTCCGGTTGACGAACGGGTCGGAGTCGGTGCGGTGGGTCAACGGCAGCCATCACAGCATCACGAGCACCCGTGAGACCGCCGGCCACGGCGACGACACCGACCTCGTGGTGGTCGACGAGGCGTGGGTCCACGAGGACCACACGCTGGAGCAGGGCCTGCGGCCGACGCAGATCACCCGCGCGCAGCCGCAGTATTGGACCACGTCCAGCGCCGGCACCGAGCGGTCGGTGTATCTGCGGGGCAAGGTCGACGCCGGCCGGACTCGTGTGGCCGCTGGAACGTCGAGCTCGACCGCGTTCTTCGAGTGGTCCGCGCCCGGCGACGTCGACCCGGGCGACCCGAAGGTGTGGCGCGCCACGATGCCGGCGCTCGGTCACACCGTGGCCGAGGACGTCATCCGCGACGAGTTCGAGTCGATGGACCTCCCCGAGTTCTGCCGCGCCTATCTGTGTTGGTGGCCGTCGGACATGCCGACCGGGTGGCAGGTCATCCCCGAAGACCTGTGGGCCGCGCGTGCCGACCTGGGGTCACAGATCGTCGGTCGCCCGGCGTTCGCGGTCGACACGAACCCCGAGCGGACGTGGAGCTCCATCGCTGTCGCCGGCCTGACCAATCGTTCGGGTGGCGGTGGCCACGTCGAGGTCGTCGACCACCGCCGCGGCACCGGGTGGGTGGTCGAGCGCGTGCAGGAGCTGGTCGAGCGGTGGGACCCGTGCGCCGTGGTGATCGACCCGGGCGGGCCCGCCGCGTCGCTGGTGGCGGACCTGGAGGCCGCCGGGGTCGAGCTGACCGAGCCGACGGTGCGGGACCACGCCGCCGCGTGCGGCGCGATCTATGACGCCGTGTGCGGCGACGAGCCGTCGCTGTGGCACATGGGTCAGACGCCGCTCAACGCCGCCGTAGCGGGCGCACAGCGGCGTGTGCTGGGCGACGCGTGGTTGTGGGCGCGCAAGGGCCCGAGCGTGGACATCTCGCCGCTGGTGGCCGTCACGTTGGCGGCGTGGGGGCACGCTGTCCGCGGGTGGCAGCCGACGGGCCCGCAGGTGTGGGTGTTCAACTGAGTGAGGGCCCCCACCCGACAGGGCGGGGGCCCTCACCGTTCTCTGTCAGTCGCTGCCCTCTAACCGCAGCACCCGTGCCTTCAGTGCGGCGACTTCGACCGCGATGTCGGTGTCCTGACCGGACTGGCGGTCGATGATGTCCGCGAGTCGTTCGGCGAGCGCGCGCTGAGCGCGTTGCATGTCCACGAGCATCCGGTCGACGCGGATCAGGCTCGCCAACGGGGCTTCGCCTTCGACGTCGGCGATGACGCCGAACGGGTGACCGTCCGGTGCATCTGTGACCTCGAGGGTGCGTTCGCCTTCGCCGCGGGCCTCGAGGAGTTCGGCGAGGTCGACGACGAACCCGTGGGCGGGTGACCAGGCGAGCGCTTCGGCTGGTGCCTGCACGTCGGTGGGTGGCAGGAGCGTGTAGTCGCTCACCGGTCGCCCCCGCCCTCGACGATGGCCCGTGCGGTGGGGAAGTGGTCTCCGCACAGCGGCAGCGTCCCGATCGGCAGGACCAGAAACTTCGTCGCCGGCTGGTTGCAGACGGTTGGGCATTCGGTGTCGCCGACGAGGTTGCCGACGTGGTCGAGGTACGGGCAGCCGTCGGGCTCGTTGAAGTGGTTGCACCACGGGCAGGCGGCGCGTTGTTCTGCTTGGATGTTCATGTCAGCATTGCTCCCTTCGGTTGTGGTGCTGGCCACGTCCCCGGCCGGTCCCCCCCGGCGCGGGGACACTCTTGGTTACTGGACGGTCCCGCCCTCCTCCCTCTGAAGACGAGTTCGACGAGCCTGTCGACCGTCACCGTATGTCCCTGGCGACGATCGCGCGGATCGCCTTCAGCTGCGTCTCGGCGAGCTCGAGTTCGTCGCGTAGCCGCTGGTTCTCGTCTTCCAGCTCGTCGACGGTTGGTTCGTCGTGTTGAATGTCCATGTCAGCACTCCCTTTCATTGTGGTGCTGGCCGGACCCGGGCCGGCCCTACCGGCGCCGGGTCACTGTTCGTTTCCAACCTGACACCCGCAACGCACGGTGTGCTGTTCCTCGACGAGCTCTTCGAGTGGCCACGGCGGCTGCTCGACGCGTTGCGCGAGCCACTGGAGGAGGGGCGGGTGCGCATCGCCCGCGCGCGGGCGACCGTCCACTACCCGGCCCGCTTCCTGCTCGTGGCCGCGGCCAACCCGTGCCCCTGCGGGGGTGCGGGGATGTGCGAGTGTGCCGAGGCGGAGATCTGGGCGTACCGGCGACGCCTGTCGGGGCCGCTCGCCGACAGGATCGACCTGGCACCCCGCCTGCAGGCGCTGCGTGCCGACGACCTCGTGACCGGCGCCGAGGGCGAGTCGTCGGACACGGTGGCCGCCCGCGTGGCTGAAGCCCGCGGGGCCGCGGTCGCCCGGTGGGGCGTGCCGAACGGGTCGGTGGCTGCCGTCCGCGTGCGCACCACCGCGCGATCCGATGCGCTGCGCACGCTCGGGCGTGCCGTCGAGGCCGGCACCCTGTCGGGTCGTGGGTTCGACCGGGCGCTGCGCGTCGCACGGACGTGCGCGGACCTCGGCGGAGACGACCTGATCGGCCGCACCCATGTGCTCGAGGCGTTGGCCCACCGCGCCGCGCTGCGCAGCGTGCGCGACGACGGGGACCACGGTGCCGCCGTAGCGACCGGTGCCTGAGCGGTGGACGACCACAACGGTGCAGCCATGGCACGGCTTGACTCGGACACCGGCAGGCGACCGTCGGCGAGCGACGTGCTGCGGATCGTTGCGACGGGACGAGCCAGCGCGTCCGTCCAGCAGCAGGTGCTGCGGGAACTGCTCGACGCCGGCAAGCCGTGCACGCCTCTACAGGTCGTCGATGAGCTGCGTGCGCGGATCGGCATGGCGGCGGAGCGGTTGCTGTTGCGCGTGCGGTCCCGCCTCGAGGCCCTCGGCGGCCGGCTGGTCGTCGTCGGAGACGATCGGTACCCGCCGTCGCTCGCCGACGCCTGGCCCGAGCTGGGCGCGCCGGTGTGGCTGTTCGTGGCCGGGACCGGGTCGCCGGCGCGGCGGAGCCCGGCGGTCGCCGTCGTGGGGACCCGCCGTCCGAGCCTGGACGGTGCCCGCACCGCCCATCGCCTGGGCGCGGCACTCGCAGAGGCCGGGATCGTGGTCGTGTCCGGTCTCGCACGCGGCATCGATCAGGCCGCCCACCGCGGTGCGCTCGACGGCGGCGGCAGCACGGTGGCGGTCCTGGGCACCGGCCTGGGCGTGGACTACCCTGCGCGCACGGCCGAGCTGCGCGAGGCGATCGCGACCAGCGGTGCCCTGGTGACCGAGCTCGTGCCCGGCACGGGGCCGCGTCCGTGGCAGTTCCTCGAGCGCAACCGCATCATCAGTGGGCTGGCCGACGCGACCGTGGTGGTCGAGGGTCGTGAGACGTCCGGCGCACTGCAGACCGCACGGCTCGCGGGTGGGCAGGGCCGTGAGGTCTGGGCCGTGCCCGGGTCGATCAACGCCCCGACGAGCGCTGCACCGCTGGCGCTGCTCCGCGACGGCGCGCGCCCCATGACCAGCATCGGCGAGCTCGTCGCCAGCCTGTGCCCGGCCAGGATGGACGACGCCGGGGCGGCACCGGGCCCGGTCGCCGCGCCGGGCCTGTCGGCGACGGCGCGCACCGTGCTCGACCTGCTCGGCCCGGTCCCGGCCTCCACCGACGCGCTCGTGGCGGCGAGTACGCTGCCAGCCCCGGTGGTGATGGTCGCGGTCGCGGAGCTGGTGGACCGCGGGGTCGGTGCCATCACCGCCCACGGCGTCGTGCGGGCCTGACCGCCCACCCGCGTTGCAGCGTTCCGCCGGACGGGTAGCACACAGTGAGGATCCGACCGACGGCGAACAGGGACTGGCACATGGGGCAGAATGTCGCGCAGAAGCTGATCAGCAGCCGCCTGGTGGACGGTGAGATGACGCCTGGTGAGGAGATCGCCGTGCGCATCGACCACACGCTGACCCAGGACGCCACCGGCACCATGGTCATGCTCGAGCTGGAGGCCATGGAGCTCGACACCGTCAAGACCGAGCTGTCCGCGCAGTACGTGGATCACAACCTGCTCCAGACCGACTACCGCAACGCGGACGACCACCTGTTCCTGCGCAGTGCCTGTCGTCGCTTCGGCGTCTGGTACTCCAAGCCCGGCAACGGGATCAGCCACGCCGTGCACATGCAGCGCTTCGGCAAGCCGGGGGCGACGATGCTCGGCTCCGACAGCCACACGCCCGCCGCTGGCAGCCTCGGCATGCTCGCGATCGGTGTCGGCGGCCTCGAGGTCGCCATGGCGATGGCCGGCGAGCCGCTCTACATCAAGATGCCCGAGATCTGGGGCATCCACCTCACCGGCGAGCTGCCACCGTGGGTGAGTGCGAAGGACGTCATCCTCGAGATGCTTCGGCGCCACGACGTCAAGGGCGGTGTCGGCCGCATCATCGAGTACCGCGGCCCTGGCCTGGCCAACCTGTCGGCGATGGACCGCCACGTCATCGCCAACATGGGGGCAGAGCTCGGCGCCACGACCACCGTCTTTCCGGCTGACGACGAGATCCGCCGCTTCCTACGCACCGAGGAGCGCGAGGACGACTTCACGGAGATCCTGGCCGACGACGACGCGACCTACGACGTGACCGACGAGATCGACCTGGGCGATCTCGAGCCACTGATCGCGACGCCGTCGAGCCCGGGTAACGTCGTGCCCGTCCGGGAGGTTGCCGGCAGGGCGGTCACGCAGGTCGTGGTCGGGTCGTCGGCCAACCCCGGTCTGCGCGACGTCGGGATCGTCGCGATGATCGTCGACGGCCAACAGACACACCACCGTGTCAGCTTCGACGTCAACCCCACGTCGCGCCAGACGCTGGAGAACCTGGACGCGATGACGCTGTTCATGCCCCTGGTGCACGCCGGCGCGCGCGTCCACCAGTCGGGCTGCATGGGGTGCATCGGCATGGGGCAGGCACCGGGGAGCGGCCAGATCAGTCTGCGCACGTTCCCGCGCAATTTCCCTGGGCGCAGCGGCACCGACGACGATCAGGTGTACCTGTGCTCGCCGGAGACGGCCGCGGCCTCGGCACTGACCGGCGAGATCACGGATCCACGCGACCTGCCCGACCGCCTCGGCATCTCCTACCCGACGTTCCGGCTGCCCGAGACCAACATCGTGAACACGTCGATGCTCGAGGCGCCCCTGTCGCCCGACGCGGCGCAGACGGAGGAGCTGGTCAAGGGCCCCAACATCGTCTCGCTGCCTGACTTCGACGGCGTCCCCGACAAGCTGGAGATCCCCGTGCTGCTCAAGGTCGGTGACAACATCTCGACCGACGAGATCATGCCGGCGGGTCAACGTGTGCTGCCGTTCCGCTCGAACATCCCGAAGATCTCCGAGTTCGTCTACTACCAGGTCGACGACACCTACGTCGAGCGCGCTGGTCAGGCCTTCGAGGCGCACGGCGGCCACGCGATCGTCGGAGGCGAGAACTACGGCCAGGGATCGAGCCGAGAGCACGCGGCCATCGCGCCCCGTTACCTGGGCCTGCGCGTCGTGCTGGCCAAGGGCTACGCCAGGATCCACTGGCAGAACCTGGCCAACTTCGGCATCCTCGCGCTCGAGATCACGGACCCGGACGACTACGGGTCCATCGAGCAGGGTGACGTGCTGTCCCTGCAGGGCATCCACGAAACGCTGAAGGACGGCGCGTCCGAGCTCGAGGTGACCAACACCACGCAGGACCGGACGATCACGGTACGCCACCGTCTGTCGTCCCGCCAGGTCGACATGGTGCTCGCCGGGGGCCTCATTCCGATCTTCCGCGACAAGCTCGCGAAGGACCACTCCCAGCACCCCGCGGGCGCGTGACGTCGCCCGTCGAGGTCGCCCGCGAGCTGCCCCCCGCGTGGCGGCGGGCGGTCGACACGCTGCACGCGCACCTGGCAGGGGAACGGGGCCTGTCGGAGCACACGGTCGCCGCCTACGACCGCGACGTGCGCCAGCTCGCCGGCTTCTGCGCCGGCTTCGGGATCGATGAGCCGGCCGAGGTCACGCCGCTGGTCCTGCGACGGTTCCTCGCGGAGCTGGGACGGCACGGCTACGCGCGCGCATCGCTGGCACGCA carries:
- a CDS encoding ATP-binding protein → MLNVHVSTPFHCGAGRTRAGPTGAGSLFVSNLTPATHGVLFLDELFEWPRRLLDALREPLEEGRVRIARARATVHYPARFLLVAAANPCPCGGAGMCECAEAEIWAYRRRLSGPLADRIDLAPRLQALRADDLVTGAEGESSDTVAARVAEARGAAVARWGVPNGSVAAVRVRTTARSDALRTLGRAVEAGTLSGRGFDRALRVARTCADLGGDDLIGRTHVLEALAHRAALRSVRDDGDHGAAVATGA
- the dprA gene encoding DNA-processing protein DprA, encoding MARLDSDTGRRPSASDVLRIVATGRASASVQQQVLRELLDAGKPCTPLQVVDELRARIGMAAERLLLRVRSRLEALGGRLVVVGDDRYPPSLADAWPELGAPVWLFVAGTGSPARRSPAVAVVGTRRPSLDGARTAHRLGAALAEAGIVVVSGLARGIDQAAHRGALDGGGSTVAVLGTGLGVDYPARTAELREAIATSGALVTELVPGTGPRPWQFLERNRIISGLADATVVVEGRETSGALQTARLAGGQGREVWAVPGSINAPTSAAPLALLRDGARPMTSIGELVASLCPARMDDAGAAPGPVAAPGLSATARTVLDLLGPVPASTDALVAASTLPAPVVMVAVAELVDRGVGAITAHGVVRA
- a CDS encoding aconitate hydratase; amino-acid sequence: MGQNVAQKLISSRLVDGEMTPGEEIAVRIDHTLTQDATGTMVMLELEAMELDTVKTELSAQYVDHNLLQTDYRNADDHLFLRSACRRFGVWYSKPGNGISHAVHMQRFGKPGATMLGSDSHTPAAGSLGMLAIGVGGLEVAMAMAGEPLYIKMPEIWGIHLTGELPPWVSAKDVILEMLRRHDVKGGVGRIIEYRGPGLANLSAMDRHVIANMGAELGATTTVFPADDEIRRFLRTEEREDDFTEILADDDATYDVTDEIDLGDLEPLIATPSSPGNVVPVREVAGRAVTQVVVGSSANPGLRDVGIVAMIVDGQQTHHRVSFDVNPTSRQTLENLDAMTLFMPLVHAGARVHQSGCMGCIGMGQAPGSGQISLRTFPRNFPGRSGTDDDQVYLCSPETAAASALTGEITDPRDLPDRLGISYPTFRLPETNIVNTSMLEAPLSPDAAQTEELVKGPNIVSLPDFDGVPDKLEIPVLLKVGDNISTDEIMPAGQRVLPFRSNIPKISEFVYYQVDDTYVERAGQAFEAHGGHAIVGGENYGQGSSREHAAIAPRYLGLRVVLAKGYARIHWQNLANFGILALEITDPDDYGSIEQGDVLSLQGIHETLKDGASELEVTNTTQDRTITVRHRLSSRQVDMVLAGGLIPIFRDKLAKDHSQHPAGA
- a CDS encoding HK97 family phage prohead protease, whose translation is GPPAAPGGRTTGVGGRRMTEVLIRAVALDQLQVRDDDTGRVLYGPVLPYRQEARVLDRGRLVTETFERGAFDGTDPAAVPLVRRHPRDNGVLPIGVGVELRDDTDALHGAFRVSDTAEGNDILALARDGVPLGLSVGFVERPGGSRWITSTRVVRTRAALDHVGVVRKGAYMGAQVAGVRHADNAHAQHSPRLTIARLRT